A stretch of Tigriopus californicus strain San Diego chromosome 11, Tcal_SD_v2.1, whole genome shotgun sequence DNA encodes these proteins:
- the LOC131889935 gene encoding uncharacterized protein LOC131889935 → MNLKLLFLLGTAFAHDMSHIKAPDGDVEEFVPESIRNARTPKILEANGRVKPIEENDETVELDPQSEIQGNRDPKQFWPLPHFYPRGQFGVPSVLSSRINIPPMAYQFQPLENAQSESNEDLTARVAETTQNRPFSFADDATAEEERVIVESVNELIGAVGRQAIGSHIYAESDGPGGQNSGLPNLRPLDDDVILPGRPNLEPVESVTSDDPFESFVRPQECCLFVFFDGSAYYFDDYLRMLTGHYRLMYGTVNGHPHYVARGCKEAELYGPNCSYIWHSNYGWIIGIGTYIGQTKGVAYTRTQSQCPTSSDSGWRYLNKDLDWKENGNIVLECAS, encoded by the exons ATGAACTTGAAACTACTCTTCCTATTGGGAACAGCTTTTGCCCATGATATGTCTCACATCAAGGCTCCAGATGGAGACGTTGAAGAGTTTGTGCCTGAATCCATACGAAATGCTCGGACTCCAAAGATCTTGGAAGCAAATGGCCGAGTCAAACCGATTGAAGAGAACGATGAGACTGTTGAACTCGATCCTCAATCAGAAATCCAAGGCAATCGTGATCCCAAGCAGTTTTGGCCTTTGCCCCATTTTTATCCCAG AGGGCAATTTGGCGTCCCCTCGGTTCTCTCATCCCGGATCAACATCCCTCCAATGGCTTATCAATTCCAGCCACTAGAAAACG CTCAAAGTGAATCCAATGAGGATCTAACTGCCAGGGTGGCCGAAACGACACAAAATCGGCCTTTTTCGTTTGCGGATGACGCAACAGCCGAGGAAGAACGCGTGATTGTGGAAAGTGTGAACGAGCTCATTGGCGCCGTTGGGCGGCAAGCCATCGGTTCCCATATCTACGCCGAATCTGACGGTCCTGGAGGGCAAAACTCTGGACTCCCAAATCTTCGGCCTTTGGATGATGACGTCATTCTTCCGGGGCGACCAAACCTTGAACCTGTTGAGAGTGTCACTTCTGACGATCCCTTTGAATCTTTTGTCAGACCGCAAG AATGTTGCTTATTTGTTTTCTTCGACGGGTCGGCCTACTACTTTGACGACTATTTGAGAATGCTAACTGGTCACTATCGACTCATGTACGGAACGGTCAATGGTCACCCTCACTACGTTGCACGTGGTTGCAAGGAAGCAGAACTCTATGGACCAAATTGCAGCTACATTTGGCattcaaa TTACGGATGGATCATTGGTATTGGAACATATATTGGACAAACGAAAGGAGTGGCTTATACTCGAACTCAGTCTCAATGCCCTACATCGTCGGATTCAGGTTGGAGATATTTGAACAAGGACTTGGATTGGAAGGAAAACGGAAACATTGTCTTGGAATGTGCCTCGTAA